A single window of Streptomyces xanthii DNA harbors:
- a CDS encoding type 2 periplasmic-binding domain-containing protein, with amino-acid sequence MSANLSRRTLLRSIAIGGAALAAPSVLTACSSDGSGGGGSVSNAGKKAAAWPTYTPAKGATPDLAPTAEGVQAGYTKYPAELVKAIAEKPGTGKEKIKVLTITYGTPPKPAAQNKYWAAVNKALGVDVEFTIVPDADFRAKMATLFAGDDIPDIINIGGGYVLPREAQFVKTRCADLTEYLSGDAVKDYPNLAGIPTYAWEGMGRISGRIYGVPVERPKPQDTMFFNNGVFTKAGYKPGMSADDFAALAKDTTGAKKWALGSSTTAYFGYKTHANWFGAPNEFALQDGKMVHWGATDEFKAMLEYLSKLRKDGSYYPEATSVSQVDLKTQFWNGSVLSMTDGFLAYPAAAQGIKNSFDLDALVPYTAPGATPKYQQSRGIFGYTVIKKASKDRIKLILRVLDFLAAPFGSEEYELTHFGLEGTHFERDKDNNPIANKLGLVESKTNVPFMYLSDAPQVLYAPGFGDVVKRLHAWQQKVVPMMQPNARWGLQSDTYNKQGAALQQLMDDSVTAVVTGRKKVSDWDALYGKWEAQGGKKVIGEFTTEYAAAH; translated from the coding sequence ATGTCCGCGAACCTCTCCCGCCGCACCCTGCTGCGCTCCATCGCGATCGGCGGCGCCGCGCTCGCCGCCCCCTCCGTGCTCACCGCCTGTTCCTCCGATGGCAGCGGCGGCGGTGGCTCCGTCTCCAACGCGGGCAAGAAGGCGGCCGCCTGGCCCACGTACACCCCGGCCAAGGGCGCCACGCCCGACCTCGCGCCGACCGCCGAGGGCGTGCAGGCCGGCTACACGAAGTACCCGGCCGAGCTGGTGAAGGCGATCGCCGAGAAGCCGGGCACCGGCAAGGAGAAGATCAAGGTCCTCACGATCACGTACGGCACCCCGCCGAAGCCGGCCGCGCAGAACAAGTACTGGGCGGCGGTCAACAAGGCGCTGGGCGTCGACGTCGAGTTCACGATCGTGCCGGACGCCGACTTCCGGGCGAAGATGGCGACCCTGTTCGCCGGGGACGACATCCCCGACATCATCAACATCGGCGGCGGCTACGTGCTCCCGCGCGAGGCCCAGTTCGTGAAGACGCGCTGCGCCGACCTCACCGAGTACCTGTCCGGCGACGCGGTCAAGGACTACCCGAACCTCGCGGGCATCCCGACGTACGCCTGGGAGGGCATGGGCCGGATCTCGGGCCGGATCTACGGCGTCCCGGTGGAGCGGCCCAAGCCGCAGGACACGATGTTCTTCAACAACGGGGTCTTCACGAAGGCCGGCTACAAGCCCGGCATGTCGGCGGACGACTTCGCGGCCCTCGCCAAGGACACGACGGGCGCCAAGAAGTGGGCGCTGGGCTCGTCGACGACGGCGTACTTCGGCTACAAGACGCACGCCAACTGGTTCGGCGCGCCCAACGAGTTCGCCCTCCAGGACGGCAAGATGGTGCACTGGGGCGCCACCGACGAGTTCAAGGCGATGCTGGAGTACCTCTCCAAGCTGCGCAAGGACGGCTCGTACTACCCGGAGGCCACCTCGGTCTCGCAGGTCGACCTCAAGACCCAGTTCTGGAACGGCTCCGTGCTGTCCATGACGGACGGCTTCCTCGCCTACCCGGCCGCCGCGCAGGGCATCAAGAACTCCTTCGACCTCGACGCCCTCGTCCCGTACACCGCGCCGGGGGCCACCCCCAAGTACCAGCAGAGCCGCGGCATCTTCGGCTACACGGTCATCAAGAAGGCGTCCAAGGACCGCATCAAGCTGATCCTGCGCGTCCTCGACTTCCTGGCCGCCCCGTTCGGCTCCGAGGAGTACGAGCTGACCCACTTCGGCCTGGAGGGCACGCACTTCGAGCGCGACAAGGACAACAACCCGATCGCCAACAAGCTGGGCCTGGTCGAGTCGAAGACGAACGTCCCGTTCATGTACCTCTCCGACGCCCCGCAGGTGCTCTACGCTCCCGGCTTCGGGGACGTCGTGAAGCGGCTGCACGCGTGGCAGCAGAAGGTCGTCCCGATGATGCAGCCCAACGCCCGCTGGGGCCTGCAGTCCGACACGTACAACAAGCAGGGCGCGGCGCTCCAGCAGCTGATGGACGACAGCGTCACCGCCGTCGTCACCGGCCGCAAGAAGGTCTCCGACTGGGACGCCCTGTACGGGAAGTGGGAGGCGCAGGGCGGCAAGAAGGTCATCGGCGAGTTCACCACGGAGTACGCCGCGGCCCACTGA
- a CDS encoding carbohydrate ABC transporter permease, whose amino-acid sequence MEKPKPVTKAAKGVAVLVLLALVLVPFLVIISTSLASNKEVVANGGWVLWPTDPTLRAYEQILSGGIVTKALGVSVGITAIGTFVSLACTACLAYALSRPGVFGGKPVLLVVLFTFLFPPGMIPAFLLVKGLGMQNMYAALIAPVLINVFNLVVLRGFFQGIPEELYEAARLDGAGDWTVFWRIVLPLSKAALAVVGLFYAVSYWNAWFHASIYLESDHWPLSQVLRTYVIGGAQIADTGLSEAGMVSAPQTTQMAVLVIATVPILIVYPFLQKYFTKGVLTGAIKS is encoded by the coding sequence ATGGAGAAGCCCAAGCCGGTCACCAAGGCGGCCAAGGGCGTGGCCGTCCTGGTCCTCCTGGCCCTGGTCCTGGTCCCGTTCCTGGTGATCATCTCGACGTCGCTGGCCTCCAACAAGGAGGTCGTGGCGAACGGCGGCTGGGTCCTGTGGCCCACCGATCCCACCCTGCGCGCCTACGAGCAGATCCTCAGCGGCGGCATCGTGACGAAGGCGCTCGGCGTGAGCGTCGGGATCACCGCGATCGGTACGTTCGTGTCGCTGGCCTGCACCGCGTGCCTCGCGTACGCGCTGAGCCGGCCCGGCGTCTTCGGCGGCAAGCCCGTCCTGCTGGTCGTCCTGTTCACGTTCCTCTTCCCGCCCGGCATGATCCCGGCGTTCCTGCTGGTCAAGGGCCTGGGCATGCAGAACATGTACGCCGCCCTGATCGCGCCCGTCCTGATCAACGTGTTCAACCTCGTCGTCCTGCGCGGCTTCTTCCAGGGCATCCCGGAGGAGCTGTACGAGGCGGCCCGGCTGGACGGCGCGGGCGACTGGACGGTGTTCTGGCGGATCGTGCTCCCGCTGTCGAAGGCGGCGCTGGCGGTGGTCGGCCTCTTCTACGCGGTCAGCTACTGGAACGCCTGGTTCCATGCCTCGATCTACCTGGAGTCCGACCACTGGCCGCTCTCCCAGGTGCTGCGCACGTACGTGATCGGCGGCGCGCAGATCGCCGACACCGGGCTGAGCGAGGCCGGCATGGTCTCCGCCCCGCAGACGACGCAGATGGCCGTCCTGGTGATCGCCACCGTGCCGATCCTGATCGTCTACCCCTTCCTGCAGAAGTACTTCACCAAGGGCGTGCTCACCGGCGCCATCAAGAGCTGA
- a CDS encoding multicopper oxidase family protein, giving the protein MRTTRSLPGSPTASTSRRTLLGASLAVAGTGLLGACSSGTGSGSGHGGHGAGGSAPQGYVDPAGPEVEAAERRRGSGPVRSVRLTAAATALELGDRTVKSWSYGGDLPGKEVRVTAGDTLALTLANHLPEATSLHWHGLALRNDMDGVPGLTQKPIAPGADFTYRFAVTHPGTYWFHPHSGTQQDRGLYAPLIVDDPKEPLSYDKEWVIVLDDWVDGVDGSTPDAVLKELSSGMDHGGGSGGSGGGHSGHDMSAMSGTDASPSKGARTGAGTGPSRMMMGATSELLGGDAGDVAYPHYLINGRTPEAPSSFKARPGDRIRLRIINAGGDTAFRVALGGHEMTVTHTDGFPVRPAKTDALLLGMGERYDVLVTAGDGVFPLTALAEGKKRTAMAVLRTGSGAAPSPTSRPAELTGKLVTADRLRPAESVALPSAEPDRTLSLTLTGSMEKYDWAFDGKPYTADQRHPVGAGERVRLVFRNHTKMWHPVHLHGHTFALSGGAAGARKDTAIVRPGETVTTDFEADNPGLWMVHCHNIYHSEAGMMTVLGYRK; this is encoded by the coding sequence ATGCGCACGACACGTTCACTCCCCGGCTCCCCGACCGCATCGACCAGCCGCCGCACTCTTCTCGGCGCCTCCCTCGCCGTGGCCGGCACGGGGCTGCTGGGCGCCTGTTCCTCCGGCACCGGGTCCGGCTCCGGGCACGGTGGGCACGGCGCGGGCGGCTCCGCGCCCCAGGGCTACGTCGACCCGGCGGGCCCCGAGGTCGAGGCGGCGGAGCGCAGGCGCGGCTCCGGACCGGTCCGCTCTGTCCGCCTGACCGCCGCCGCGACCGCTCTCGAACTGGGCGACAGGACCGTCAAGTCGTGGTCGTACGGGGGTGATCTGCCCGGCAAGGAGGTCCGCGTGACCGCCGGCGACACCCTCGCCCTGACCCTGGCGAACCATCTCCCCGAAGCGACTTCCCTGCACTGGCACGGCCTGGCGCTGCGCAACGACATGGACGGCGTCCCCGGCCTGACGCAGAAGCCGATCGCCCCCGGCGCCGACTTCACGTACCGCTTCGCGGTCACGCACCCCGGCACGTACTGGTTCCACCCCCACTCCGGCACCCAGCAGGACCGTGGGCTGTACGCGCCGCTGATCGTGGACGACCCCAAGGAGCCCCTGTCGTACGACAAGGAGTGGGTGATCGTCCTGGACGACTGGGTCGACGGCGTGGACGGCTCGACCCCGGACGCGGTGCTGAAGGAGCTCAGCTCCGGCATGGACCACGGGGGCGGATCCGGCGGCTCGGGCGGCGGCCACTCCGGGCACGACATGTCGGCGATGAGCGGCACCGACGCGTCCCCGAGCAAGGGTGCGCGCACGGGTGCCGGCACCGGCCCGTCCCGGATGATGATGGGTGCCACGAGCGAGCTGCTCGGCGGGGACGCGGGCGACGTGGCCTACCCGCACTACCTGATCAACGGGCGGACGCCCGAGGCCCCGTCCTCGTTCAAGGCCCGCCCGGGCGACCGCATCCGGCTCCGGATCATCAACGCGGGCGGGGACACGGCGTTCCGGGTCGCGCTCGGCGGGCACGAGATGACCGTGACGCACACGGACGGCTTCCCGGTGCGGCCCGCGAAGACGGACGCGCTGCTGCTCGGCATGGGCGAGCGGTACGACGTGCTGGTCACCGCGGGCGACGGGGTGTTCCCGCTGACGGCACTGGCCGAGGGCAAGAAGCGGACGGCGATGGCGGTCCTGCGCACGGGGTCCGGGGCGGCCCCCTCCCCCACGTCACGCCCCGCGGAGCTGACCGGCAAGCTCGTCACGGCGGACCGGCTGCGCCCGGCGGAGTCGGTGGCCCTGCCGTCCGCCGAGCCGGACCGCACGCTCTCCCTCACCCTGACGGGCAGCATGGAGAAGTACGACTGGGCCTTCGACGGCAAGCCGTACACGGCGGACCAGCGCCATCCGGTCGGCGCGGGCGAGCGGGTCCGCCTGGTGTTCCGCAACCACACGAAGATGTGGCACCCGGTCCATCTCCACGGCCACACCTTCGCTCTGAGCGGCGGGGCGGCGGGCGCCCGCAAGGACACGGCGATCGTCCGCCCGGGCGAAACGGTGACGACCGACTTCGAGGCGGACAACCCCGGCCTGTGGATGGTCCACTGCCACAACATCTACCACTCGGAGGCGGGCATGATGACGGTCCTGGGCTACCGCAAGTAG
- a CDS encoding ABC transporter permease translates to MVPGVAYFLVFHYGAFVGNVVAFKEYDPFAGLWGSPWVGFGNFSRMFGDPDFWHATWNTLYIAVLQLVFYFPVPLAIALLLHSLTSDLLRRFVQSVVYLPHFLSWVIVVALFQQVLSDTGLLNSFLGDSGLHTVDIIGNPDAYRPLVVAEVIWKDAGWGTIIFLAALMQVDEQQYEAAAIDGAGPWRRFWHVTLPSIRPIVVLLLIMRLGDILSVGFEQMLLQRPSVGPEVGEVLDTFVYWQGIIGGDIGYATAAGLFKGLVGALLVFVANRIAHQLGEQGVYK, encoded by the coding sequence ATGGTGCCGGGCGTCGCGTACTTCCTGGTCTTCCACTACGGCGCCTTCGTCGGGAACGTCGTGGCGTTCAAGGAGTACGACCCGTTCGCCGGCTTGTGGGGCAGCCCCTGGGTCGGGTTCGGGAACTTCAGCCGGATGTTCGGCGACCCCGACTTCTGGCACGCGACGTGGAACACGCTCTACATCGCCGTGCTCCAGCTGGTGTTCTACTTCCCGGTGCCGCTCGCGATCGCGCTGCTGCTGCACAGCCTGACCTCGGATCTGCTGCGCCGCTTCGTGCAGTCCGTCGTCTACCTGCCGCACTTCCTGTCGTGGGTGATCGTCGTCGCCCTGTTCCAGCAGGTCCTGTCGGACACCGGCCTGCTCAACAGCTTCCTGGGCGACAGCGGCCTGCACACCGTCGACATCATCGGCAACCCGGACGCGTACCGGCCGCTGGTGGTCGCCGAGGTGATCTGGAAGGACGCCGGCTGGGGCACGATCATCTTCCTGGCCGCCCTGATGCAGGTCGACGAGCAGCAGTACGAGGCCGCCGCGATCGACGGGGCCGGGCCCTGGCGCCGCTTCTGGCACGTGACGCTGCCGTCGATCCGGCCGATCGTGGTGCTGCTGCTGATCATGCGGCTCGGCGACATCCTCTCCGTCGGCTTCGAGCAGATGCTGCTGCAGCGTCCGTCGGTGGGCCCGGAGGTCGGCGAGGTGCTCGACACCTTCGTCTACTGGCAGGGCATCATCGGCGGCGACATCGGCTACGCCACGGCGGCCGGCCTCTTCAAGGGCCTGGTCGGCGCCCTCCTCGTCTTCGTCGCCAACCGCATCGCGCACCAGCTCGGCGAGCAGGGGGTCTACAAGTGA
- a CDS encoding APC family permease — MTTTDKPEQAAEVGDDGTRRQFISWVTLGLMTTASVASLRPSPTMAIYGLAAIFLYLLPAIVFLLPTALVGAELASGWTGGIYRWVSEALGKPLGFVAVWCQFAMTIAYYPSLLAYVASTFAYVIHPSLAENGLYVAIVIVVIYWTGVWVSSRGTKTVAGLSSFGLIVGTLVPGVVLVALGIVFLGQGNPSAAPMTADHWLPPWTGLASLVLIVNNFLSYAGMEMNGVHVSSLRDPRGEYPKSIFLATGLVLLIFILPALAISWVMPAKELSLTAGLMQAFQAFFDHFHVGWMTKVVGVMLVCAALGGMLTWLSGPAKGLVLLSRQEGYLPPFLQKFNKYGVPQNVMVAQGVLTTLIGVLYAFSDSVSSQYWMFSVITIQIYLVAYLLMFVAVVVLRRTRPDVPRGFVVPAVTIVAGVGFVASVLALVIGFVPPDQYDTGPLWRYLLVVGGGLLLLGIAAPAAFLKFRKPSWIHPDHRDPAGPVDPAA; from the coding sequence ATGACGACAACGGACAAACCGGAGCAAGCCGCGGAAGTCGGTGACGACGGGACCCGCCGCCAGTTCATCTCCTGGGTGACGCTCGGCCTCATGACCACGGCCTCCGTGGCGAGCCTGCGCCCCTCGCCCACCATGGCCATCTACGGCCTCGCGGCGATCTTCCTCTACCTGCTCCCGGCGATCGTCTTCCTGCTCCCCACCGCCCTCGTGGGCGCCGAGCTGGCCTCCGGCTGGACGGGCGGCATCTACCGCTGGGTCAGCGAGGCGCTCGGCAAACCGCTGGGCTTCGTCGCGGTGTGGTGCCAGTTCGCCATGACGATCGCCTACTACCCGAGCCTGCTCGCCTACGTGGCCTCCACGTTCGCGTACGTCATCCACCCGAGCCTCGCCGAGAACGGCCTCTACGTGGCGATCGTCATCGTCGTCATCTACTGGACCGGAGTCTGGGTCAGCTCGCGCGGCACGAAGACGGTCGCCGGGCTCTCCTCGTTCGGCCTCATCGTGGGCACCCTGGTCCCGGGCGTCGTGCTCGTCGCCCTCGGCATCGTCTTCCTCGGTCAGGGCAACCCGTCCGCCGCCCCGATGACCGCCGACCACTGGCTGCCCCCGTGGACCGGCCTCGCCAGCCTGGTCCTCATCGTCAACAACTTCCTCTCCTACGCGGGCATGGAGATGAACGGCGTCCACGTGTCGTCCCTGCGCGACCCGCGCGGCGAGTACCCGAAGTCGATCTTCCTGGCCACCGGGCTCGTGCTGCTGATCTTCATCCTTCCGGCCCTGGCCATCAGCTGGGTCATGCCGGCCAAGGAGCTCAGCCTCACCGCCGGTCTGATGCAGGCCTTCCAGGCGTTCTTCGACCACTTCCACGTGGGCTGGATGACGAAGGTCGTCGGCGTCATGCTCGTGTGCGCGGCGCTCGGCGGCATGCTCACCTGGCTGTCCGGACCGGCCAAGGGCCTGGTCCTGCTCTCCCGCCAGGAGGGCTACCTGCCGCCGTTCCTGCAGAAGTTCAACAAGTACGGCGTGCCGCAGAACGTGATGGTCGCCCAGGGCGTCCTGACCACCCTCATCGGTGTCCTCTACGCCTTCAGCGACAGCGTCTCCAGCCAGTACTGGATGTTCTCCGTCATCACGATCCAGATCTACCTGGTCGCCTACCTGCTGATGTTCGTGGCCGTCGTCGTGCTGCGCCGCACCCGCCCCGACGTGCCGCGCGGCTTCGTCGTGCCCGCCGTCACGATCGTCGCGGGCGTCGGCTTCGTCGCGTCCGTGCTCGCCCTCGTCATCGGGTTCGTGCCCCCGGACCAGTACGACACCGGGCCGCTGTGGCGCTATCTGCTGGTCGTCGGCGGCGGACTGCTGCTGCTCGGCATCGCCGCGCCCGCCGCGTTCCTCAAGTTCCGCAAGCCGAGCTGGATCCACCCCGACCACCGCGACCCGGCCGGGCCCGTCGACCCGGCCGCCTGA
- a CDS encoding hydroxyacid dehydrogenase — translation MGAQVVERVFPPDLRERLDRSVRLAAPPLTGPLDAPEAVAALAEAEILVTGWDCPPLTREVLDTAPRLKAVIHAAGSVRPIVTDAVWERGLLVSSAADANAGPVVAYTLAAITFAAKGALATAAAYATAWPGFTERDGADGRTVGIIGASRIGRRVIEALRADDAGYRVLLCDPYVDAGEAARLGAERVSLAELCRRSTIVSVHAPLLPETRGMLSAEMLALVPDGGTVINTARGALVDNEALAVECSAGRLSAYLDVTWPEPLPSGHPLLGLPNVLVTPHVAGAQGSEVRRLGVFAVEEVERVVSGLELRGGTGRGDMARVA, via the coding sequence ATGGGTGCCCAGGTGGTGGAGCGGGTCTTCCCGCCCGACCTGCGCGAACGGCTCGACCGCAGCGTGCGGTTGGCGGCCCCGCCGCTGACCGGGCCGCTCGACGCGCCCGAGGCGGTCGCGGCCCTCGCCGAGGCGGAGATCCTGGTCACCGGCTGGGACTGCCCGCCGCTCACCCGGGAGGTGCTCGACACGGCTCCGCGCCTGAAAGCGGTGATCCACGCGGCCGGTTCCGTACGGCCCATCGTCACGGACGCCGTCTGGGAGCGCGGGCTGCTGGTGTCCTCGGCGGCCGACGCCAACGCCGGGCCCGTCGTGGCCTACACGCTCGCCGCGATCACCTTCGCGGCGAAGGGGGCGCTGGCCACGGCCGCGGCGTACGCGACGGCCTGGCCGGGCTTCACCGAACGGGACGGGGCCGACGGGCGCACCGTCGGCATCATCGGCGCCTCCCGCATCGGACGCCGGGTCATCGAGGCCCTGCGGGCGGACGACGCGGGGTACCGGGTGCTGCTGTGCGACCCGTACGTCGACGCGGGGGAGGCGGCGCGGCTCGGAGCCGAGCGGGTCTCGCTCGCCGAGCTGTGCCGGCGCAGCACGATCGTCAGCGTGCACGCGCCGCTGCTGCCCGAGACGCGGGGCATGCTGAGCGCGGAGATGCTGGCGCTCGTGCCGGACGGGGGGACCGTGATCAACACGGCGCGGGGCGCGCTGGTCGACAACGAGGCGCTGGCCGTGGAGTGTTCCGCCGGGCGGCTGTCGGCCTACCTCGACGTCACGTGGCCCGAGCCCCTGCCCTCCGGGCATCCGCTGCTCGGGCTGCCCAACGTGCTCGTCACTCCGCATGTGGCCGGGGCGCAGGGGAGCGAGGTGCGGCGGCTCGGGGTGTTCGCCGTGGAGGAGGTCGAGCGGGTCGTCTCGGGCCTTGAGCTGCGGGGCGGTACGGGGCGGGGGGACATGGCGCGGGTCGCCTAG
- a CDS encoding LacI family DNA-binding transcriptional regulator has protein sequence MGERGETEATGRVTIRDVAARAGVSVATVSRVLAGNYPTSAASRAKVLRAAKDLDYVANAHARALAGAGRKTIAVLLLDVVSSYYAAVAQGVEKEAAQHDRLTLVASTGADPARELALVQMMREQTAEAVVLVGGVVEDAAYRERMAQYAQSLAAAGSRLVLCGRPAPAPDVPAVVVEYDNEAGAHAVTSHLLGAGHRKIAMIGYQPGNTTGEDRVRGYLRALADHGVPRSDAVLHGVGFGQHNGDRAMRDLLDRCDGKPEFTAVFAGDDRVALAAVKVLHAYGLRVPEDISVVGYNDDPVAADMTPGLTTVHIPGEELGRTAVRLALGDTGRSQQRRQLLGTHIVIRDSVRPVTP, from the coding sequence GTGGGCGAGCGCGGCGAGACCGAGGCGACGGGCCGGGTCACCATCCGCGACGTGGCGGCACGCGCGGGAGTGTCGGTGGCCACGGTGTCACGCGTTCTCGCGGGCAACTATCCGACGTCCGCGGCGTCCCGGGCGAAGGTGCTGCGGGCGGCCAAGGACCTGGACTACGTGGCGAACGCGCACGCCCGCGCGCTGGCCGGCGCGGGCCGCAAGACGATCGCGGTGCTCCTGCTCGACGTCGTGAGCTCGTACTACGCGGCGGTCGCGCAGGGCGTCGAGAAGGAGGCGGCGCAGCACGACCGGCTGACCCTCGTCGCGTCGACGGGCGCCGACCCGGCCCGGGAGCTGGCCCTGGTGCAGATGATGCGTGAGCAGACGGCCGAGGCGGTCGTGCTGGTCGGCGGTGTGGTCGAGGACGCGGCGTACCGGGAGCGGATGGCCCAGTACGCGCAGTCGCTGGCGGCGGCCGGTTCCCGGCTCGTGCTGTGCGGCCGCCCGGCGCCCGCGCCGGACGTGCCCGCGGTCGTGGTGGAGTACGACAACGAGGCGGGCGCCCACGCCGTCACGAGCCATCTGCTGGGCGCGGGGCACCGGAAGATCGCGATGATCGGCTACCAGCCGGGCAACACGACGGGTGAGGACCGTGTGCGCGGCTATCTGCGCGCGCTCGCGGACCACGGCGTGCCGCGCTCCGACGCGGTGCTGCACGGGGTCGGCTTCGGCCAGCACAACGGCGACCGGGCGATGCGCGACCTGCTCGACCGGTGCGACGGGAAGCCGGAGTTCACGGCGGTGTTCGCGGGCGACGACCGGGTGGCCCTGGCCGCGGTGAAGGTCCTGCACGCGTACGGGCTGCGGGTCCCCGAGGACATCTCGGTGGTGGGGTACAACGACGACCCGGTCGCCGCCGACATGACGCCGGGCCTGACGACGGTGCACATCCCGGGTGAGGAGCTGGGCCGCACGGCGGTCCGGCTCGCGCTCGGCGACACCGGCCGCTCGCAGCAGCGGCGCCAGCTCCTCGGCACGCACATCGTGATCCGGGACAGCGTGCGTCCCGTCACTCCGTAG
- a CDS encoding DUF6153 family protein, whose amino-acid sequence MTGTTTRGRTGRGRLLLFVVLLFGIVGMHTLGHPSGHSGSGHMTASSAAASASVPRPDHSGGAMPGPHAGSAPSAGQPMPGDGGMDPLGVCLAVLGSVTLLLLTALVLRPLTARHLLPRPRGMACAQRPNPPPPRTLLARLSVLRI is encoded by the coding sequence ATGACGGGGACGACGACCAGGGGCCGCACCGGCCGCGGACGGCTGCTGCTGTTCGTGGTGCTGCTCTTCGGGATCGTCGGGATGCACACGCTGGGGCATCCGTCCGGCCATTCGGGGTCGGGACACATGACGGCCTCGTCGGCCGCGGCTTCGGCTTCCGTGCCGCGGCCGGATCACTCGGGCGGGGCGATGCCAGGCCCGCACGCCGGGTCAGCGCCGAGCGCCGGGCAGCCGATGCCCGGTGACGGCGGCATGGATCCGCTGGGCGTGTGCCTGGCCGTGCTCGGTTCGGTGACGCTGCTGTTGCTGACGGCGCTGGTGCTGCGGCCACTGACCGCGCGCCACCTGCTTCCGCGTCCGCGCGGCATGGCCTGCGCCCAGCGCCCGAACCCTCCCCCGCCGCGCACCCTGCTCGCCCGGTTGTCGGTTCTGCGGATCTAG